One part of the Bombus terrestris chromosome 13, iyBomTerr1.2, whole genome shotgun sequence genome encodes these proteins:
- the LOC100648224 gene encoding uncharacterized protein LOC100648224, whose amino-acid sequence MKLVLLVTLLAVLYTVDYSNSAAVRSEEFAEQLRRIVHEMHPDNLRTQRATESGNDDRPKRNCYDTPCGWNTYNPVTRRGTIFMPNTCKCPDDTYRCVRTGENVSMSAYVYHCRQNTTSDDIEGETSEDMDYLS is encoded by the exons ATGAAACTAGTACTCTTAGTGACTCTGCTGGCGGTCCTGTATACCGTCGACTATTCCAATAGTGCTGCAGTCAGATCGGAG GAATTCGCTGAGCAGTTGCGCAGGATTGTCCATGAAATGCACCCCGATAACCTAAGAACACAGAGAGCAACCGAGAGCGGAAATGACGACCGTCCGAAACGGAACTGTTACGATACACCCTGCGGATGGAATACATACAATCCTGTCACTCGGCGAGGCACGATTTTCATGCCAAATAC ATGTAAATGTCCTGACGACACGTACAGGTGCGTGCGTACAGGCGAAAACGTATCCATGAGTGCGTACGTATATCACTGTCGTCAAAATACGACATCGGACGATATTGAAGGCGAAACGTCTGAAGATATGGATTATCTTAGTTAA
- the LOC100648111 gene encoding paired amphipathic helix protein Sin3a isoform X2: MKRVRGLDEVASPAAATLKHSSVSAGSGGGGSLEYHSSSGIGVVVPGQAVRSVASKEMPGSIQFGTAQAQQQYTGAIVVPTAAPSPIKGSGSAGLTSTCSSSSVNTGGGLHGGIGGGSNHSMGSQQPTPGTQSQVHTQQQPTIRHKVHSSNVTPLASTPPGTSLGGGSGSQQFQRLKVEDALSYLDQVKYKFSDQPQVYNDFLDIMKEFKSQSIDTPGVITRVSHLFKGHPELIVGFNTFLPPGYKIEVQANEQGYAFQVSVSMPSPTATHTCTSLSQHHCTVNVGSPPVASPPTQPAKAPPVLQIMQGTGNIHHSLANNISNNSLTVHAPSPPPVQAYNNSHVSAAQAQAVSQALSQAQDGIPTSGQTQQSQPVEFNHAINYVNKIKNRFQGQPDKYKRFLEILHTYQKEQRNLKESGHMGGTSGSGASGGAKHLTEAEVYSQVAKLFENQEDLLAEFGQFLPDATNQQSSLSNKTATVNDHTTIVKKPLGPKAPYNNSGNISRDLRESSGTSTIERENRDHRDRDRERDRSGIRDINSVQKFGHNTGQLKRSPSFSPSVTAGNSHHIQHGPPLKKPKVSSMRECVTIAEAGKYGSLNDYAFFDKVRKALRSQEVYENFLRCLVLFNQEIVSKSELVQLVTPFLGRFPELLRWFKDFLGHLPESSSTNTTNASGNLNVEALPNNVVRSHQERPQGDLAMEIDYTACKRLGASYCALPKSYVQPKCTGRTQLCKEVLNDTWVSFPTWSEDSTFVTSRKTQYEEFIYRCEDERFELDGVIETNASTIRVLEGVHKKMSRMSQEELQKFKLDDCLGGCSPTIHQRALKRIYGDKAADIIDGLKKNPVVAVPVVLRRLKSKEEEWREAQKGFNKLWREQNEKYYLKSLDHQGINFKQNDVKALRSKSLFNEIETLYDERHEQVDDGSGDGQNNSGPHLVLPYKDKSVLDDAANLLIHHVKRQTAIHKEDKQRIKLLLKHFIPDLFFHPRQELSDDERDEDDEKEDLNVAACSNSQSVTMNTSPLGGGGLQANRNKAPVSPIPSSTSIKTEPDIKVPIHAMSDDPEEAYTLFMGSNNWYLFLRLHHILCERLTKMYDRAVALAEEESRYKQQRKESTAVALRLKPKNEIEIEDYYPAFLDMVKNVLDGNMESTAYEDTLREMFGIHAYIAFTLDKVVTYAVRQLQHLVSDLICQQCMELFQREQRQPKESSGAGGLCATAYMRLGAEMSYQRKAEKAMADENCFKVYIYKKDCKMTMELLDTEGDEAMDNSCREREREGVTVSEKWSTYVERFSAPAGQTSPKDTPTLTDNEPTTNHPMDGNGWSSLGRILAGRKPVFLYRNIRQWRKKAARMMSASVSNTNQPDKAAGSTDKEKSLDSVDALLKRPPGLRLADSGDTSDIINSDETQCRFNPNSYQMLYIASKEAFLYKQNSFSRARECHPAVTKHLNSKFHQWLAAWVSKNVADVQHRLCQDWLMGRYENLIPHKTRVITDNDQTRTPYRQYNRYRVERLQPDPLTEPSV; the protein is encoded by the exons ATGAAACGTGTTCGCGGGCTGGACGAGGTAGCATCACCAGCAGCAGCAACATTAAAGCACTCGTCAGTGAGTGCAGGAAGTGGCGGAGGAGGTAGTTTGGAGTACCATTCAAGCAGTGGAATAGGCGTTGTTGTACCTGGCCAAGCAGTTCGATCAGTTGCTTCGAAAGAAATGCCGGGCAGCATACAATTTGGAACTGCCCAAGCTCAACAGCAATATACTGGAGCAATTGTAGTGCCGACCGCGGCCCCGTCCCCCATTAAG GGAAGTGGATCTGCAGGACTCACTTCTACATGTAGCAGTAGCAGTGTAAATACTGGTGGAGGTTTACATGGTGGAATAGGTGGTGGGAGTAACCATAGTATGGGTTCCCAACAGCCTACACCAGGAACACAAAGTCAGGTTCATACTCAACAGCAACCAACAATAAGGCATAAG GTTCATTCCAGCAATGTAACACCATTAGCTTCTACCCCACCAGGCACAAGCCTAGGTGGTGGCAGTGGTTCCCAACAATTTCAGAGATTAAAAGTAGAAGATGCGTTATCTTATTTAGATCAAGTAAAGTACAAATTCAGTGATCAGCCTCAG GTGTATAatgatttcttggatattatgaAAGAATTTAAGTCTCAAAGCATAGATACACCAGGAGTAATAACAAGAGTGAGCCATTTATTTAAAGGGCACCCTGAACTTATTGTTGGTTTTAATACCTTTCTTCCACCTGGGTACAAAATAGAGGTGCAAGCTAATGAGCAAGGATATGCATTTCAAGTGTCAGTTAGTATGCCAAGTCCAACAGCAACACACACTTGCACTAGCTTGTCACAGCATCATTGCACTGTGAATGTTGGTTCACCTCCTGTTGCAAGTCCACCAACACAACCAGCGAAAGCTCCTCCAGTATTGCAGATAATGCAAGG GACCGGAAATATACACCACTCTCTGGCaaataatatttcgaataatagtTTGACAGTACATGCACCTTCACCACCACCGGTACAGGCATACAATAATTCACATGTTAGTGCAGCTCAAGCACAAGCTGTGAGTCAAGCGTTAAGTCAAGCACAAGATGGTATACCCACCAGTGGACAAACTCAACAAAGCCAACCAGTTGAGTTTAATCATGCGATTAATTACGTTAACAAAATTAAG AATCGATTCCAAGGTCAACCCGACAAGTATAAAAGATTTTTAGAAATTCTGCATACTTATCAGAAAGAGCagcgaaatttaaaagaatctgGACACATGGGTGGTACCAGTGGATCTGGTGCATCTGGTGGAGCAAAACATTTAACGGAAGCAGAAGTTTATAGTCAAGTTGCCAAGTTATTTGAAAATCAAGAAGATTTGTTGGCTGAGTTTGGGCAATTTTTGCCGGATGCTACTAATCAACAGAGTTCGTTG AGTAACAAGACTGCTACAGTTAATGATCACACAACAATTGTCAAGAAACCATTGGGACCTAAAGCACCTTATAATAATTCGGGAAATATTTCGAGAGATCTTCGAGAATCGAGCGGTACTAGTACAATAGAACGTGAAAATCGCGATCATAGAGATCGTGACCGAGAGCGAGATAGATCTGGTATACGAGATATTAATAGCGTACAAAAATTTGGCCATAATACGGGACAGTTGAAAAGAAGCCCGTCGTTTTCGCCTTCGGTAACAGCCGGAAACTCTCACCATATACAGCATGGTCCACCTCTGAAAAAGCCTAAAGTATCGTCTATGCGTGAATGTGTTACCATAGCCGAAGCTGGAAAATATGGCAGTCTCAATGATTATGCTTTCTTCGATAAG gTTCGTAAAGCATTGAGATCGCAAGAAGTATACGAAAATTTCCTTAGATGTTTGGTTTTGTTTAATCAAGAGATAGTTTCTAAATCTGAGTTGGTGCAGTTAGTAACGCCATTTCTTGGTCGTTTTCCTGAACTATTGCGGTGGTTTAAAGATTTCCTGGGCCACTTACCCGAGTCTTCTAGTACCAACACAACAAATGCAAGTGGCAATTTAAATGTTGAAGCGCTACCAAATAATGTTGTACGAAGTCATCAAGAGAGACCGCAAGGTGATCTGGCGATGGAAATTGACTACACGGCATGCAAGCGTCTAGGGGCATCATACTGTGCGTTACCAAAGTCTTACGTTCAACCAAAGTGTACAGGAAGAACGCAACTGTGTAAAGAAGTTCTTAACGATACATGGGTTTCATTCCCGACTTGGTCAGAAGATAGTACATTCGTAACATCCAG GAAAACTCAGTACGAGGAATTCATTTATCGTTGCGAGGATGAACGATTTGAGTTGGATGGCGTAATAGAAACTAATGCGTCGACGATCAGAGTTCTCGAGGGTGTCCATAAGAAAATGAGTAGAATGAGCCAAGAAGAACTTCAGAAATTCAAGCTCGACGATTGTCTCGGTGGTTGTTCGCCTACAATTCATCAGAGAGCCTTGAAGAGGATATACGGCGATAAGGCGGCTGACATTATAGATGGTCTTAAGAAAAATCCTGTAGTAGCAGTACCAGTAGTTCTTCGTCGATTAAAGAGTAAGGAAGAAGAGTGGCGGGAAGCGCAAAAAGGTTTCAATAAACTCTGGAGAGAACAAAACGAAAAGTACTACTTGAAGTCTCTGGATCATCAAGGTATCAATTTCAAGCAGAACGATGTTAAGGCCCTAAGGTCCAAGAGCctatttaatgaaattgaaacgttatacgatgag AGACACGAGCAGGTAGACGATGGTAGCGGGGATGGTCAAAATAATAGCGGCCCACACCTTGTATTACCTTACAAAGATAAGTCTGTCCTAGATGATGCAGCTAATCTTCTTATCCATCATGTAAAGCGTCAAACGGCCATCCACAAGGAAGACAAGCAACGAATAAAGCTTTTGTTGAAGCATTTTATACCTGATCTTTTCTTCCATCCACGCCAGGAACTGAGTGACGACGAAAGGGATGAAGACG ATGAGAAGGAAGATCTCAATGTAGCAGCGTGTAGTAATTCTCAGTCAGTAACGATGAATACCTCTCCGTTGGGTGGTGGTGGCCTCCAAGCAAATAGGAATAAGGCGCCGGTATCTCCGATTCCGTCTTCCACGTCTATTAAAACCGAACCTGATATCAAAGTACCAATCCATGCGATGTCGGATGACCCTGAAGAAGCGTACACGCTCTTCATGGGCAGCAACAATTGGTACCTTTTTTTAAGGTTACATCATATATTATGTGAAAGATTAACAAAAATGTACGACCGGGCTGTGGCTCTTGCTGAAGAGGAATCACGGTACAAACAGCAGCGTAAAGAGAGCACAGCTGTCGCACTACGGTTAAAACCTAAAA atgaaattgaaattgaagatTACTATCCTGCATTTTTGGATATGGTTAAGAATGTTCTAGACGGTAATATGGAAAGTACCGCATACGAGGATACCTTACGAGAAATGTTCGGTATTCACGCATATATCGCTTTTACGTTAGATAAGGTTGTAACATACGCTGTGAGACAA ttgCAGCATTTGGTCTCAGATCTTATATGCCAGCAGTGTATGGAATTATTCCAGCGAGAGCAACGGCAACCGAAAGAAAGTAGTGGCGCAGGTGGTTTATGTGCTACAGCGTACATGAGACTCGGTGCAGAAATGTCGTATCAGCGTAAAGCTGAAAAGGCTATGGCGGACgaaaattgttttaaagtatacATT TATAAGAAAGACTGTAAAATGACAATGGAATTGTTGGATACGGAAGGTGATGAAGCGATGGACAACAGTTGtagggaaagagaaagggaaggaGTTACGGTATCTGAAAAGTGGTCTACATATGTTGAGAGGTTTTCTGCTCCAGCTGGTCAGACTAGCCCGAAAGACACCCCTACCTTAACAGACAATGAGCCAACAACCAATCATCCT ATGGATGGAAATGGTTGGAGTTCTTTAGGCAGAATCTTGGCAGGACGTAAGCCTGTATTTCTTTACCGTAATATTAGACAGTGGAGGAAAAAAGCTGCAAGAATGATGTCAGCATCAGTGTCTAACACCAATCAACCAGATAAAGCAGCAGG aTCAACTGACAAAGAAAAATCACTGGATTCTGTAGATGCGCTCCTAAAGCGACCTCCTGGTTTAAGATTAGCAGATTCTGGGGATACATCTGACATTATCAATTCCGATGAAACCCAGTGTAGATTTAATCCCAATAGTTACCAAATGCTTTATATTGCTAGTAAGGAAGCATTCCTGTATAAACAAAATTCTTTCAGTCGTGCCAGAGAG TGTCATCCAGCTGTTACAAAACACTTGAATTCAAAGTTTCATCAATGGCTGGCGGCTTGGGTATCCAAGAATGTCGCAGATGTTCAACACCGATTATGTCAGGATTGGTTGATGGGACGTTATGAAAACTTAATTCCTCATAAAACACGAGTGATCACGGACAATGATCAAACGAGAACGCCTTATCGACAATACAATCGTTATCGAGTGGAACGCTTGCAACCCGATCCTCTGACGGAACCAAGTGTATAA
- the LOC100648111 gene encoding paired amphipathic helix protein Sin3a isoform X1 translates to MKRVRGLDEVASPAAATLKHSSVSAGSGGGGSLEYHSSSGIGVVVPGQAVRSVASKEMPGSIQFGTAQAQQQYTGAIVVPTAAPSPIKGSGSAGLTSTCSSSSVNTGGGLHGGIGGGSNHSMGSQQPTPGTQSQVHTQQQPTIRHKVHSSNVTPLASTPPGTSLGGGSGSQQFQRLKVEDALSYLDQVKYKFSDQPQVYNDFLDIMKEFKSQSIDTPGVITRVSHLFKGHPELIVGFNTFLPPGYKIEVQANEQGYAFQVSVSMPSPTATHTCTSLSQHHCTVNVGSPPVASPPTQPAKAPPVLQIMQGTGNIHHSLANNISNNSLTVHAPSPPPVQAYNNSHVSAAQAQAVSQALSQAQDGIPTSGQTQQSQPVEFNHAINYVNKIKNRFQGQPDKYKRFLEILHTYQKEQRNLKESGHMGGTSGSGASGGAKHLTEAEVYSQVAKLFENQEDLLAEFGQFLPDATNQQSSLSNKTATVNDHTTIVKKPLGPKAPYNNSGNISRDLRESSGTSTIERENRDHRDRDRERDRSGIRDINSVQKFGHNTGQLKRSPSFSPSVTAGNSHHIQHGPPLKKPKVSSMRECVTIAEAGKYGSLNDYAFFDKVRKALRSQEVYENFLRCLVLFNQEIVSKSELVQLVTPFLGRFPELLRWFKDFLGHLPESSSTNTTNASGNLNVEALPNNVVRSHQERPQGDLAMEIDYTACKRLGASYCALPKSYVQPKCTGRTQLCKEVLNDTWVSFPTWSEDSTFVTSRKTQYEEFIYRCEDERFELDGVIETNASTIRVLEGVHKKMSRMSQEELQKFKLDDCLGGCSPTIHQRALKRIYGDKAADIIDGLKKNPVVAVPVVLRRLKSKEEEWREAQKGFNKLWREQNEKYYLKSLDHQGINFKQNDVKALRSKSLFNEIETLYDERHEQVDDGSGDGQNNSGPHLVLPYKDKSVLDDAANLLIHHVKRQTAIHKEDKQRIKLLLKHFIPDLFFHPRQELSDDERDEDDEKEDLNVAACSNSQSVTMNTSPLGGGGLQANRNKAPVSPIPSSTSIKTEPDIKVPIHAMSDDPEEAYTLFMGSNNWYLFLRLHHILCERLTKMYDRAVALAEEESRYKQQRKESTAVALRLKPKNEIEIEDYYPAFLDMVKNVLDGNMESTAYEDTLREMFGIHAYIAFTLDKVVTYAVRQLQHLVSDLICQQCMELFQREQRQPKESSGAGGLCATAYMRLGAEMSYQRKAEKAMADENCFKVYIYKKDCKMTMELLDTEGDEAMDNSCREREREGVTVSEKWSTYVERFSAPAGQTSPKDTPTLTDNEPTTNHPVSNDQAARGGRGRKRKNTDISKKMDGNGWSSLGRILAGRKPVFLYRNIRQWRKKAARMMSASVSNTNQPDKAAGSTDKEKSLDSVDALLKRPPGLRLADSGDTSDIINSDETQCRFNPNSYQMLYIASKEAFLYKQNSFSRARECHPAVTKHLNSKFHQWLAAWVSKNVADVQHRLCQDWLMGRYENLIPHKTRVITDNDQTRTPYRQYNRYRVERLQPDPLTEPSV, encoded by the exons ATGAAACGTGTTCGCGGGCTGGACGAGGTAGCATCACCAGCAGCAGCAACATTAAAGCACTCGTCAGTGAGTGCAGGAAGTGGCGGAGGAGGTAGTTTGGAGTACCATTCAAGCAGTGGAATAGGCGTTGTTGTACCTGGCCAAGCAGTTCGATCAGTTGCTTCGAAAGAAATGCCGGGCAGCATACAATTTGGAACTGCCCAAGCTCAACAGCAATATACTGGAGCAATTGTAGTGCCGACCGCGGCCCCGTCCCCCATTAAG GGAAGTGGATCTGCAGGACTCACTTCTACATGTAGCAGTAGCAGTGTAAATACTGGTGGAGGTTTACATGGTGGAATAGGTGGTGGGAGTAACCATAGTATGGGTTCCCAACAGCCTACACCAGGAACACAAAGTCAGGTTCATACTCAACAGCAACCAACAATAAGGCATAAG GTTCATTCCAGCAATGTAACACCATTAGCTTCTACCCCACCAGGCACAAGCCTAGGTGGTGGCAGTGGTTCCCAACAATTTCAGAGATTAAAAGTAGAAGATGCGTTATCTTATTTAGATCAAGTAAAGTACAAATTCAGTGATCAGCCTCAG GTGTATAatgatttcttggatattatgaAAGAATTTAAGTCTCAAAGCATAGATACACCAGGAGTAATAACAAGAGTGAGCCATTTATTTAAAGGGCACCCTGAACTTATTGTTGGTTTTAATACCTTTCTTCCACCTGGGTACAAAATAGAGGTGCAAGCTAATGAGCAAGGATATGCATTTCAAGTGTCAGTTAGTATGCCAAGTCCAACAGCAACACACACTTGCACTAGCTTGTCACAGCATCATTGCACTGTGAATGTTGGTTCACCTCCTGTTGCAAGTCCACCAACACAACCAGCGAAAGCTCCTCCAGTATTGCAGATAATGCAAGG GACCGGAAATATACACCACTCTCTGGCaaataatatttcgaataatagtTTGACAGTACATGCACCTTCACCACCACCGGTACAGGCATACAATAATTCACATGTTAGTGCAGCTCAAGCACAAGCTGTGAGTCAAGCGTTAAGTCAAGCACAAGATGGTATACCCACCAGTGGACAAACTCAACAAAGCCAACCAGTTGAGTTTAATCATGCGATTAATTACGTTAACAAAATTAAG AATCGATTCCAAGGTCAACCCGACAAGTATAAAAGATTTTTAGAAATTCTGCATACTTATCAGAAAGAGCagcgaaatttaaaagaatctgGACACATGGGTGGTACCAGTGGATCTGGTGCATCTGGTGGAGCAAAACATTTAACGGAAGCAGAAGTTTATAGTCAAGTTGCCAAGTTATTTGAAAATCAAGAAGATTTGTTGGCTGAGTTTGGGCAATTTTTGCCGGATGCTACTAATCAACAGAGTTCGTTG AGTAACAAGACTGCTACAGTTAATGATCACACAACAATTGTCAAGAAACCATTGGGACCTAAAGCACCTTATAATAATTCGGGAAATATTTCGAGAGATCTTCGAGAATCGAGCGGTACTAGTACAATAGAACGTGAAAATCGCGATCATAGAGATCGTGACCGAGAGCGAGATAGATCTGGTATACGAGATATTAATAGCGTACAAAAATTTGGCCATAATACGGGACAGTTGAAAAGAAGCCCGTCGTTTTCGCCTTCGGTAACAGCCGGAAACTCTCACCATATACAGCATGGTCCACCTCTGAAAAAGCCTAAAGTATCGTCTATGCGTGAATGTGTTACCATAGCCGAAGCTGGAAAATATGGCAGTCTCAATGATTATGCTTTCTTCGATAAG gTTCGTAAAGCATTGAGATCGCAAGAAGTATACGAAAATTTCCTTAGATGTTTGGTTTTGTTTAATCAAGAGATAGTTTCTAAATCTGAGTTGGTGCAGTTAGTAACGCCATTTCTTGGTCGTTTTCCTGAACTATTGCGGTGGTTTAAAGATTTCCTGGGCCACTTACCCGAGTCTTCTAGTACCAACACAACAAATGCAAGTGGCAATTTAAATGTTGAAGCGCTACCAAATAATGTTGTACGAAGTCATCAAGAGAGACCGCAAGGTGATCTGGCGATGGAAATTGACTACACGGCATGCAAGCGTCTAGGGGCATCATACTGTGCGTTACCAAAGTCTTACGTTCAACCAAAGTGTACAGGAAGAACGCAACTGTGTAAAGAAGTTCTTAACGATACATGGGTTTCATTCCCGACTTGGTCAGAAGATAGTACATTCGTAACATCCAG GAAAACTCAGTACGAGGAATTCATTTATCGTTGCGAGGATGAACGATTTGAGTTGGATGGCGTAATAGAAACTAATGCGTCGACGATCAGAGTTCTCGAGGGTGTCCATAAGAAAATGAGTAGAATGAGCCAAGAAGAACTTCAGAAATTCAAGCTCGACGATTGTCTCGGTGGTTGTTCGCCTACAATTCATCAGAGAGCCTTGAAGAGGATATACGGCGATAAGGCGGCTGACATTATAGATGGTCTTAAGAAAAATCCTGTAGTAGCAGTACCAGTAGTTCTTCGTCGATTAAAGAGTAAGGAAGAAGAGTGGCGGGAAGCGCAAAAAGGTTTCAATAAACTCTGGAGAGAACAAAACGAAAAGTACTACTTGAAGTCTCTGGATCATCAAGGTATCAATTTCAAGCAGAACGATGTTAAGGCCCTAAGGTCCAAGAGCctatttaatgaaattgaaacgttatacgatgag AGACACGAGCAGGTAGACGATGGTAGCGGGGATGGTCAAAATAATAGCGGCCCACACCTTGTATTACCTTACAAAGATAAGTCTGTCCTAGATGATGCAGCTAATCTTCTTATCCATCATGTAAAGCGTCAAACGGCCATCCACAAGGAAGACAAGCAACGAATAAAGCTTTTGTTGAAGCATTTTATACCTGATCTTTTCTTCCATCCACGCCAGGAACTGAGTGACGACGAAAGGGATGAAGACG ATGAGAAGGAAGATCTCAATGTAGCAGCGTGTAGTAATTCTCAGTCAGTAACGATGAATACCTCTCCGTTGGGTGGTGGTGGCCTCCAAGCAAATAGGAATAAGGCGCCGGTATCTCCGATTCCGTCTTCCACGTCTATTAAAACCGAACCTGATATCAAAGTACCAATCCATGCGATGTCGGATGACCCTGAAGAAGCGTACACGCTCTTCATGGGCAGCAACAATTGGTACCTTTTTTTAAGGTTACATCATATATTATGTGAAAGATTAACAAAAATGTACGACCGGGCTGTGGCTCTTGCTGAAGAGGAATCACGGTACAAACAGCAGCGTAAAGAGAGCACAGCTGTCGCACTACGGTTAAAACCTAAAA atgaaattgaaattgaagatTACTATCCTGCATTTTTGGATATGGTTAAGAATGTTCTAGACGGTAATATGGAAAGTACCGCATACGAGGATACCTTACGAGAAATGTTCGGTATTCACGCATATATCGCTTTTACGTTAGATAAGGTTGTAACATACGCTGTGAGACAA ttgCAGCATTTGGTCTCAGATCTTATATGCCAGCAGTGTATGGAATTATTCCAGCGAGAGCAACGGCAACCGAAAGAAAGTAGTGGCGCAGGTGGTTTATGTGCTACAGCGTACATGAGACTCGGTGCAGAAATGTCGTATCAGCGTAAAGCTGAAAAGGCTATGGCGGACgaaaattgttttaaagtatacATT TATAAGAAAGACTGTAAAATGACAATGGAATTGTTGGATACGGAAGGTGATGAAGCGATGGACAACAGTTGtagggaaagagaaagggaaggaGTTACGGTATCTGAAAAGTGGTCTACATATGTTGAGAGGTTTTCTGCTCCAGCTGGTCAGACTAGCCCGAAAGACACCCCTACCTTAACAGACAATGAGCCAACAACCAATCATCCTGTGAGTAACGACCAGGCTGCAAGGGGGGGGAGGGGCAGAAAGCGCAAGAACACTGACATTAGCAAGAAG ATGGATGGAAATGGTTGGAGTTCTTTAGGCAGAATCTTGGCAGGACGTAAGCCTGTATTTCTTTACCGTAATATTAGACAGTGGAGGAAAAAAGCTGCAAGAATGATGTCAGCATCAGTGTCTAACACCAATCAACCAGATAAAGCAGCAGG aTCAACTGACAAAGAAAAATCACTGGATTCTGTAGATGCGCTCCTAAAGCGACCTCCTGGTTTAAGATTAGCAGATTCTGGGGATACATCTGACATTATCAATTCCGATGAAACCCAGTGTAGATTTAATCCCAATAGTTACCAAATGCTTTATATTGCTAGTAAGGAAGCATTCCTGTATAAACAAAATTCTTTCAGTCGTGCCAGAGAG TGTCATCCAGCTGTTACAAAACACTTGAATTCAAAGTTTCATCAATGGCTGGCGGCTTGGGTATCCAAGAATGTCGCAGATGTTCAACACCGATTATGTCAGGATTGGTTGATGGGACGTTATGAAAACTTAATTCCTCATAAAACACGAGTGATCACGGACAATGATCAAACGAGAACGCCTTATCGACAATACAATCGTTATCGAGTGGAACGCTTGCAACCCGATCCTCTGACGGAACCAAGTGTATAA